The Erigeron canadensis isolate Cc75 chromosome 4, C_canadensis_v1, whole genome shotgun sequence genome window below encodes:
- the LOC122597484 gene encoding F-box/kelch-repeat protein At3g06240-like produces the protein MMMIESEDMITEILSRLPSKSVGRFRCVSKGWLSLLTQPEFIKTHHRKNRTNHHMFIEADKSTHRYVLYSHSFVSEDHLPLYIINPTNKLPFEFIHVQFRGSCDGLVLVSQLCYIHAYRDFMLLNPTTRESMQLPQCGYYPRNIGELRCVTNGFGYDSVADDYKVVTLAYFGHIHDDYRNQVIQTVVYSLRSNTWRHLSIDIPFYDCRFTGDAVYLNGFLLWKGKNKDNLHLIVAFSLVDESFSEVLVPNFSNDSNFMLSCCKLVVLGGKLAMFMYEKYIPLKLEVWLMNEYGVQESWTKIPLDMYDNFPEAGYRIFDDNGKIWVANNGQIWIYDSEKATFTKIVYWNSLRFDIFASYVENLFSLKRKDTTYAEQILDVSAERQNNQVALPKNLNPICHPFCNKFLRFANIFNGKKASLRKKRKAEVKDKRKKVKNSKKIHLSSGRSRPHQR, from the coding sequence atgatgatgattgaatcAGAAGATATGATTACTGAAATTTTAAGTCGTCTTCCGTCCAAATCCGTGGGTCGATTCAGGTGCGTTTCAAAGGGTTGGCTGTCTTTACTTACACAACCCGAATTCATCAAAACCCATCATCGAAAAAACCGTACTAACCACCACATGTTTATAGAGGCAGATAAGTCCACACACCGTTATGTGTTGTATTCACACTCGTTTGTTAGTGAAGACCACCtccctttatatataataaatccaACTAATAAATTACCCTTTGAATTTATACATGTACAATTCCGAGGCTCTTGTGACGGTCTGGTCTTAGTATCTCAATTGTGCTACATTCACGCTTACCGTGACTTTATGCTTTTAAACCCAACTACTCGGGAATCTATGCAATTGCCGCAATGCGGTTATTATCCTCGGAATATTGGAGAACTCCGTTGCGTAACGAATGGATTTGGTTATGATTCTGTGGCCGATGATTACAAGGTTGTTACCCTCGCTTACTTTGGACATATACATGATGACTATAGAAATCAGGTTATCCAAACTGTTGTCTATAGCCTTAGAAGTAATACTTGGAGGCATCTAAGCATTGATATTCCTTTTTATGATTGTCGTTTTACTGGTGATGCTGTTTATCTTAATGGGTTTCTTCTTTGGAAAGGTAAGAATAAAGATAACTTACACTTAATTGTTGCTTTTAGTTTAGTAGACGAGAGTTTCAGTGAAGTACTCGTACCCAATTTCTCTAATGATTCCAATTTCATGCTTAGCTGTTGCAAACTAGTTGTCCTTGGTGGAAAGCTAGCTATGTTTATGTATGAAAAATACATTCCTTTGAAGTTGGAGGTTTGGTTGATGAACGAGTACGGTGTTCAAGAATCTTGGACTAAAATTCCTCTTGATATGTATGATAATTTTCCAGAGGCAGGATATAGGATTTTTGATGATAATGGCAAAATTTGGGTGGCCAACAATGGTCAAATCTGGATATATGATTCTGAAAAAGCAACTTTTACTAAAATTGTTTATTGGAATTCTTTGAGGTTTGATATTTTTGCTAGTTATGTTGAAAATCTCTTTTCACTTAAAAGAAAGGATACAACTTATGCAGAACAAATCCTTGATGTTTCAGCAGAAAGACAAAATAATCAAGTTGCTTTACCAAAAAACTTAAACCCCATTTGCCATCCATTTTGCAACAAATTCTTACGGTTCGCTAACATCTTCAATGGTAAAAAGGCAAGCTTAAGAAAGAAACGCAAAGCCGAAGtgaaagataaaagaaaaaaggtcaaaaattcaaaaaaaatccaTCTTAGTAGTGGGAGAAGCCGACCTCACCAACGATGA